tttaaaattttaaaatgttaaattatttattatattttttattaaaattttaaaaaaattaataattaaataaaatgaattaagatGAATTAAGAGGAATTAAGGAActaaaatacaaattatttcCTTAACTGTATCTGCTCTTGATTGAGACTGATGTGAGTTCGGCTGGCATTTATCTTGGGTTTTATGTGGATGTTGATCATCCTTGTGTTGCCGTGTAATTTGATCTTGACTTTTATCTTCAGCTGTTGATCCAATATGGTTATCATTATAAGAGTCAATTTCGGCAGTTgagattaaatttaaaaagttgaataaaatattattaaattaaaatatatatttttaatattattttattttgagatttgaaaaggtttaattttttattttattttatataagaatttaaaaaaattataataataagattagtTGAAATGAAATAAGTTAATTTCCATAAACAAATTGACGATTATAAACAATGAAGCACAAGAGCAGATGTATAAAGAACTACAATTAAGCATTTACATGtcttttaggttttttttttaataaataaaattatcgaGCCTCCACAGATGTAACAGAGAGTCTATTACTGGAAGATATTTCTCGCTTGCTTCGCGAGGAATCCATGTCCGAAAGATACCTTTCGGTGAGAAAACCAGGCTGTTTAGGCACAGGCAGTACAGTCTCACTACTCAACATCAAAACCACAGTGGACATGCTTGGTCTATGTTCTGGACTTTGCTGCACGCATAATAGACCCACCTGTATCGATCTTAGCACTTCCGTTGGGTTGCACGACTCCTTTACAGATTTATCAACCAGTTCCATTATCCGTCTCTCCTCCTTGTACAGTCTCCATGCCTGGATGAATTTAgaccattttataaaaaaaaaaaaagttgagggGGAGGGGAGAAAAATATGGAAATTCTCTTAAGATATAGCACAAAGTTGACTGAGAATCATGGCTTGTGAAATACTTGAGAATGTCTTGCTTGACGTCACTTACATGCCCAAGGAGGTTCAGATTGTGGTCTGGATGGCAGAATCCCCTGTTTCTCTTTCCACTCACTATCTCTAATACCAAAACACCAAAGCTATATACATCAGATTTCACTGAGAATAGTCCGTCAATTGCATACTCTGGAGACATGTAACCGCTGCAGCAAAATCATtcattaaatcaatatatttatgGACAATGGTGGCAATATACAATGTTAGAAATTCTTACAATGTTCCAACCACTCTGGTTGTCTGTGCTTCCGTTTGATCTCCACCAAATATTTTGGCCATGCCAAAGTCTGAGATTTTTGGATTCATGTCATTGTCCAATAACACATTGCTAGCTTTTAGATCTCTATGGATAATTCTGAGTCTGGAGTCTTGATGAAGATAAAGTAACCCCCGAGCAATCCCATTGATAATGTTGAAGCGCTGAGGCCAATCTAATGATATGTTTCTCTTTGGATCTGCaaacaaacattaaaaaaaaaatgctggtTGGTACAATTCCATCCAATTTATCTACAAATGGGGGATTTTTCAAAACATCAATTCAAAAGGAAGTTGGAGAACTTCGAAGCTCATGGTAGAtaaagttttagatcaagtaaGAGTTCTTGAGAGAGCCAAACCAAATATAAAGGAGTCCAAGCTCTTGTTTGGCATGTATTCATATACGAGCATCCTTTCATCTTCTTGGATGCAACATCCTAAAAGCTTCACAAGGTTTCGATGTTGAAGTTTGGAAATGCTAAAAACTTCGTTCTTGAATTCTTTGAGTCCTTGTCTTGATTCTGATGACAGCCTCTTAATGGCTACTTCTTGTCCCGCCTCTAAAATGCCCTGAATAGCAACTATTTTCATCGGTCACAGTACACAGATGACAGATATAAGGAATACCATGCGCACATATTTGTTTCTTTGTATGAATTCACATTTAGAAGAAgttctttgtttctttgtatGCCTCTAAAATATGCATGCCTCTGCCTGGATGACTTAAAAAACGGGTAAAATATAGTTTGTGCACACACTAGTTTCATATTATTGCACAAGGACTCACCCATCTGTTTGATTACCAATATAAATACATGCAcagcatttttttctttcaagtttCAATGGACAAACTCAGAGGCCAATACTTTCTTTCAGAAAATATACTGCTACTAAAAAGTGCTGCAAGTTCAGAAGGATGAATTATGTGCACTAAGCTGTAGCTATTTAAAAAAACATGGGGTTAGAAAATAAGAATTATAGGCAGAATAGTCCTACCATGTTGATGCCTGAATTTTGTTCCATGCAGATCATTAGATAGTCTCAAAAATATCCATGAAATGAAACTGCATACCAGTGTTTCGATGCAAATACCTTGTAGACAGGTCCAAATCCACCATGTCCAAGCTCATTTTGATTTGAAAAGTTCTCTGTGGCATAAGCTATGGTGGCAAAATCAAATAATGGTAGGTCCAAAGTTTCATTCTCCCTTCCATTGCTGATCCCTTGTTCTGGATTGTATAAGATACATCCTGCAAAGAAATGAGGCAGATATGAAAGAAGTACCTGGGTAGTATTCACATATATGATATTCTCCACACATCCTCATTGATTCTTCCTAGCTGATGTCAATTACAAAGTATAGAACCACATATGGAAGGACTTTCACCCAATGCCCCGTACTAATTGATGCAAGGCATGGTGAAGTTAATGAGAGCTTGAAATATGAAACAGAATCCTGCTGGAGTGGCTGGTCTAAGATCAGTCACCCTTTCTTTGACTACAGTTTTTCACTGATGAAAACGGTTGTTGGTTCTTTGAAAATCTTTTACCTTCTcttttttgcttcttcttcaGGACAAATAACATCAAGCTTAGGCCAAGGAGAGCCATTCCAAAAGACAGTACAGAGATAACTATGGTCCTCACtcgtttctttccttttgaGCTTCCATATGTTGCTGCAATCAACTCAATATGAAGTAATTAGCATTAGCATTATGCTATACAATAGTCCAAAAtcatttaagtatttttttcgcCTCCGAACTGTTCCTTATGCTGCCATAGGCTTATATTTAAGTGGGTCTAATTCTCACTTTAAATCGAAAAAGCATATAATTATTAAGAATACAGGAACCATACCTAATTCAGAGGCAGCCATCCTTATGTAGATGTCTTGCCCATTTTCAGAGTACTCTCTGATATCAATCAGATCTCCAAACCAAAGTATGCACCCGCTTCCACCTTCTCTGATATCCAAATTCGCACAAGCTGTACAAGTGCAGTTTTCTAAGCAAAGCTTCTTGCATTCATTAAGGTCCATAGTCCTGTTATACCAGGACTGCCGTGTGTCTGGCAACTTAATGCCAGAATATTTCACAAAGCCCTCTCCATCGCTGCAACTCAAAGGCGTCTTTAGCACACATCCATGTGACCAATCCGCCGCGTTCCAGTTTTCAGGAAATTTTGGCACAAATCCTTTTATGCACCCACAATATGGGGAATTATTGATGTTGCACGTACCATATGCACCGCACAATCTGTACCTGTCACAGCCATCTACTTGTGCTGTTAAGTAAAGGCTCCAACTCTGGGTCCGATCAATCCAAGTAAAACGCTGCAGATTGCCATCAGGTTTTAACTCCATTCTCGAAACAACTGAGGTGTTAATAAGATGATATGAATAGTAAGTCTCCTCCTGATTGAAAACAAACTCGTACGTATAAATTGGGTTCGGTTTCAAATTTGGCATCCCACTGAAATGAAGACCATTCCATGGTCCTGTCCGGAATTTATCATCTGGACCCTCCATTAGAAAAAACTGTGGCACTCCATTAGGATCAAGATGATTAATATAATCACCAGTTGAAGGGTCGTCAACACTCTTCCATGATGTAAGCTGCCGATTAATGCCTGTTACCAAGTTAAATCCATACTTCATCCCCGGCAGAAACGTATCGCCGGGATGATCAAAACTTTGCCAGAGTAAATTTTCCGGATCATTTTCATTTCTATCTCTTACTACAAGGTTTCCTGTATCCAAAAGCTCTGCAACCGGATTGGTAGCTGATCTTGATGAATTTGCAGACCAAATGGTGATATTAGCATCATTTGAAAGGACAAGAATTCCCTGGTCCAAAAGTTTCAAAGCTCCTGATGTATCGTTTAGCGGGACATCTCTGTTGGCAACCCATACCACTGTTGTTGTAGATATCTTCTTGTACCATATTCCTATATACCGGCGCTTGGAATTACCTGGACTAAAGAATCCCAGCTCAAAATTCCCACCCGATGAAACTATGGTCTCGCCATCTTTAATTGATTCAGTTGCACCAATAGTGTCTGTAACAGCTGAGATTACAGAGATGGGAAATCTGCAGCACAAGAAGTAAAGTACGATGAAGGTTTTCATGGTATCCAAACTAACTAATTAGTTGGCTGGACTGACAAAGAGAGGATAAAATGCAGGGGACGGCAGATCACAACTTCCAAGTTCTTTATTATTTGTAACATTAAGGGTATAAAAAACGAAGCACCTCCTTTTTCCAAGTTTTCTTTTGTCAGTTATAGGGCTCGTAGAACTTGGAATTGGTAAACAATCTCAAACGTCTGAAGTttagtttgaactttgaagcaATCAACCATACATATTCTCTGAAGTAAAAGATTGAAGGTGGAAAATTCTTTCAATCATGATTGAAATGGATTATTAATTAATGCCAAAGATTTTATGTCAAATTTTGAGATTAAGAAGGTAATGCATGTGTTTGAGATCCGTTCCAGCGTTCCTCCATCTTTACCTCGATCATGCTGTTTCGTGTGTGCGCGTGTCTACATATAATTAAAGTTATTTGAGAATGTACGCACTctacttaattaaaatactagGTTGAGTGATGATATTGTCATTCAGATGCTTGACTGAGGTATGGGAAATTTTGGATTATGCTAAAGATCATAACTGTAACCTGAGCCACAACTAAAACCGATGCAACTCGGATGACAATATCAGCGCTCAACTGAAAACATCaacatttataataaaatatgatattctGAAAAAGCCTACCCATACCTTATCTTTGTATAAACAATTGAATTAGTTCAAACCAAGAAGTCAACTAATACAGAGAGCATATTATATGTTTCCTTTAATATCTTATTACCACACAAGAGGGGGAACAAAAAGATGGAATTCACAAAAGAGAATGCCATAAacagatttcataaaaatgaatttataaattgacataattttatataatacgttatatttattttgtaataaaaataattttataatctaacatattatatcaaatcacatcaatttatgaatttacttttttataatttttttgtggctaaaaaaatctatctcaattactttaaaaaaaaatatcttttagaagttactgttaaatatttaaactttatcTAATTTAATATGACGTTATTTTGAAGTCTATTGATTAAATATGAAATAGATTTAGCATTTGACTAATTCATTAAGGATGCTATGCATGGAACTATCATGCCAATTAAAAGAAGTTGACCCCAAAAAAAGTTTGATTAATCCATGCTTGCTTTTGTTGCTGGGCTCGTTGTTGGGCTTCTGGTAGCAAAGTTTTGAAGATTAAGGAATTGGATATGGTTGTAGGTCCTCCTTCCTCTATTCTGGCCCAAACAAGAGAGATCGTTTACTGGTCCACATCACATGAAAACGTTTCTTTCAATTTGTCCCTGCAAATAAGCCCTCCACGTAGCACTTGGTTCAGGTCAAAAGGGTATGGatgtaattttaaaactttCCGCGTTGGTTCGACCGTGTACATCTGTGCATCATCCCTCctgtctttctttttttgaacaAATCGTCGCTTCTTTCCTAAATGTACGGTTTCACCCCTGGGATAGAGCTTCCAAGTGAAGGAAAGCTACAAATACACGAACTCGTTGGTCACCTTCATTTATTCGGAATTACAGTTATACCCCGTTCACGGCCTTCTCAGAAACCCCTAGGCAATTGCGGAAAGGACCGCCATCCTCTCCCTATTCGTGATATGATCTGTACCTTAGTTGTCTTCCATGACCTCTCCTTCTTCGAAATCTCAACCCCCTCCTGCTCCTACCCTATATAAATGTGTATATTTACACACTCCTAAtaatttcatcccaaatttaataactctctctctctctctctctgtgcaagCAATAAACTGCAATGGCATCCCAAAACGCAGAAAGCCAGTTCCAAGATTTCTTACCGACCATGGCCCACAAGCTCGGTGGGGACGGCCTGATAGGCGAGCTGTGCAACGGCTTCGATCTGTTGGTGGACGGCGACAAAGGGGTCATCACCTTCGATAGCCTCAAGAGGAACTCAGCCGTGCTGGGCCTGCAGGACTTGAGAGATGAAGATCTGCTTTCTATGTTA
This Carya illinoinensis cultivar Pawnee chromosome 11, C.illinoinensisPawnee_v1, whole genome shotgun sequence DNA region includes the following protein-coding sequences:
- the LOC122282770 gene encoding G-type lectin S-receptor-like serine/threonine-protein kinase At4g27290, with the protein product MKTFIVLYFLCCRFPISVISAVTDTIGATESIKDGETIVSSGGNFELGFFSPGNSKRRYIGIWYKKISTTTVVWVANRDVPLNDTSGALKLLDQGILVLSNDANITIWSANSSRSATNPVAELLDTGNLVVRDRNENDPENLLWQSFDHPGDTFLPGMKYGFNLVTGINRQLTSWKSVDDPSTGDYINHLDPNGVPQFFLMEGPDDKFRTGPWNGLHFSGMPNLKPNPIYTYEFVFNQEETYYSYHLINTSVVSRMELKPDGNLQRFTWIDRTQSWSLYLTAQVDGCDRYRLCGAYGTCNINNSPYCGCIKGFVPKFPENWNAADWSHGCVLKTPLSCSDGEGFVKYSGIKLPDTRQSWYNRTMDLNECKKLCLENCTCTACANLDIREGGSGCILWFGDLIDIREYSENGQDIYIRMAASELATYGSSKGKKRVRTIVISVLSFGMALLGLSLMLFVLKKKQKREGCILYNPEQGISNGRENETLDLPLFDFATIAYATENFSNQNELGHGGFGPVYKGILEAGQEVAIKRLSSESRQGLKEFKNEVFSISKLQHRNLVKLLGCCIQEDERMLVYEYMPNKSLDSFIFDPKRNISLDWPQRFNIINGIARGLLYLHQDSRLRIIHRDLKASNVLLDNDMNPKISDFGMAKIFGGDQTEAQTTRVVGTFGYMSPEYAIDGLFSVKSDVYSFGVLVLEIVSGKRNRGFCHPDHNLNLLGHAWRLYKEERRIMELVDKSVKESCNPTEVLRSIQVGLLCVQQSPEHRPSMSTVVLMLSSETVLPVPKQPGFLTERYLSDMDSSRSKREISSSNRLSVTSVEAR
- the LOC122282775 gene encoding calcium-binding protein KRP1-like, with the protein product MASQNAESQFQDFLPTMAHKLGGDGLIGELCNGFDLLVDGDKGVITFDSLKRNSAVLGLQDLRDEDLLSMLKEGDFDGDGALNQMEFCVLMFRLSPELMEESYQCLDDALEHEFQH